GTTGAAAGTTTCATCGGTACGTATATTTTCATTGAAAAATCTTTCTGGTGTGGGAGTTTCTTTGTCAAAATGATGGGATACTACAAGTGAAAAATCTAATCCCTTTATACTTTGCCACACCTGAAAATGTGAAAGGCAACTGTTATCTATTAAAAATTGTTTTAATTTCATCAATGTCTCCACTTTTACAATCCCTCCATAGGACTATGTAGAACTCCACATAATTTATGTCCTAATTATATAGGGATGAACATTGTTTGAATAGTTTTAATTTTTTATAATTAAATAGAATTCAACAAATTTAGCTAGGAGGTTTTATATGGTATCCAAATTATCGCAGAACTGGAAGTATGTCATTATCATCTTGCTATTTTTAGGGTGGTCAATTGGAAACTTTGATCGATTTTTCATGAATTATGCGATTTTAGGTATTTCAAAGGATCTCCAACTAAGTGCCTCTCAGACAGGAATTGTTTTAAGTAGCTTTTTTGCAGGCTATGCTTTAATGCAAATTCCGGGTGGGTGGCTCGCAGATCGTTTTGGTTTCCGAAAAATCATTATCATCGCTGTTTTTGCTTGGTCCGTTTTCACGATTTTGTCAGGAATGGCATGGTCCTTCATGTCCTTAATCCTCATTCGATTTCTTTTTGGGCTTGGGGAAGGAAGCTTTTTTCCATCCGCTTCAAAAGGTATTGCTAGTTGGTTTCCGCAAAATGAACGGAGCCGTGCCATGTCCTTTATGCTCACTTCCGGTACGATAATGGGAGTAATAACACCAATCATTGGTACCCAATCCATGCAAAGTGTCGGTTGGAGAATGATCTTTTATATTGCGGGTGCCATTGGAATTATATTTGTCTTGCTATACGTCTTTTTCTTAAAAGAGCGGAAAGGTTCAACTGTAGGAATTACTGAAAGCCCTTCCAAAAGAAAAGCACCTTTACGAGAGGTTTTGAAAACCCCGATTATATGGAATTTGTTCATTGCATATTTTGCAATTTATGCCGTCCAATGGGGATTAATGGCATGGATGCCAACTTATTTAGTAGAGGCAAGTAATCTTGACTTAACATCCGTTGGGTATATTTCAGCTATTCCAGCGGTTGCAGGAATTATCGCGATGCTTGGAAGTGGCTATATTTTAGATAAATTACCTGAAGGAAAAGATAAGGTAATCGCAGGGATATTTGCAGTATTAACGGCGGTTTTTCTTTATTTAATGGCTTTTGCGCCAAACATCGCTATGTTTGCTGTCTATCAAAGTGTGGTTACGGTATTCATGTCGTTTAATATTATTCTCATCATTTCGGCTCCATTAAAAATGTTATCAGAAGAGGTTGTAGGAACGGCAAATGGTTTTATTAATACAGGTGCACAATTCGCTGGTGTACTTACTCCAATGCTAATAGGATTTTTTGTCGATGCTTTTGACGGTTCTTATACAGTTGCTTTTATTATGCTGATTATGTTTGCTCTATTGTGTGCTGGATCTTTATTTTTAATAGGCTATAAGAAAGAGGTTCCTTCTTTCAATGAAAATATAAGTTAGGAGATGGAAACATGACGGTTATATCAAAGCAAATTACTAGTTTAATAGATGATAAACGCGCCTTGTATACACAGTTAAGTGATCAAATATGGGAGTTTGCTGAAACCAGATTTGAGGAATTCCGTTCAGCTGAGTTGCTTTGTGAAGCAATGGAAAAGGAAGGGTTTGAAGTAAAAAAGGGAATAGCTGGTCTTGAAACAGGCTTTATCGCCTCCTATGGATCTGGGCATCCGGTCATTGCAATTCTCGGTGAATACGATGCTTTGGCAGGACTAAGTCAACAAGCAAGCAGCAATAAGTTTGAGTCCATTGTGAAAAATGGAAATGGCCATGGCTGCGGACATAATTTGCTAGGAGTAGGTTCGTTAGCGGCAGCTATAGCGGTTAAGGATTATATGAAAGAACATAAGCTTGCTGGAACTGTACAATATTTTGGCTGTCCGGCCGAAGAAAGTGGATACGGGAAAACATTTATGGCAAGAGACGGTTTTTTCAAAGATGTGGATGCTGCCTTCTCATGGCATCCTGCCACCATGAATGCTGTTATGAACTCCACTGCTAATGCGGTTATCCATGCACACTTTAAATTTAAAGGGAGAAGTGCCCATGCAGGTGCAGCCCCACATTTAGGAAGAAGCGCTTTAGATGCGGTCGAACTGATGAACGTTGGAGTCAATTATATGAGAGAACACACGATTGATGAAGCTCGGATTCATTATGCTGTAACCAATACAGGGGGATTAGCTCCAAACGTCGTTCAGGCTGAAGCGGAAGTGACGTATTTAATCCGTGCCCCGAAACCATATCAAGTAAAAGAGCTTTATGACAGGGTAGTAGACTGTGCCCGCGGTGCGGCACTTATGACGCAAACGAAGGTAGATTACGAAATTCAAGGTTCCTGCCATAATTTAATTCCTAACCTGACCCTTGAAAAGGTAATGCACCAATATATGCAAGAAATAGGAGCTTCTCTTGCTACTGAACAGGATATAAACTATGCAAAAACCATCTATGAAACGTTGACGGACGAGGAGAAGCGTGCGGCAGCTTTACAAGTTGGGAAACAGGGAGCTTCTCAATTAGCCGAACGACCGATTGCCGACTTTATCGTCCCATTTTCTGAAAAAGAATCATTTATGGGAGGTTCTACGGATGTTGCCGATGTTAGCTGGAATGTACCCACAGCACAATGTGTTACTTCCACTTGGGCGTTTGGAACACCGTTTCATACTTGGCAGGCTGTGGCACAAGGTAAAGAAAGTTATGCCCATGATGCCATGCTATTAGCTGGAAAGGCAATGGCATGTACTGCTATCTCGGTTCTTGAAAACCCAGAATTACTTGAAAAGGCGAAGAAGGAATTAGTAGAAAGGCTTGACGGTGAAACCTATGAGTCGCTAATCCCGAAGGAGCTTACACCTCCGAAAAATAAACAAAAGGTGTATCAAACAATATAAAATTCATGAAACAAAGGGGACGGTTCTTATGGCTTTTAGGCATAAGGACCGTTTTCTTTAAAGGGAGTGAGCATATGTCTTTTACGAGTTTAAGAGAATTAATGGAACTTGCTGAAAACGAGAGAACAACCATTGCGGATATAATGATCACTACAGAGGTACAACTGAAAGGTGATCCTAGAGAAACGATACTCGAAAAAATGGCTGAGCAATTTGCCGTGATGGAGGAGGCTGTCCGTAAAGGAACGATGAGTCCCGTTATGTCCCGGACCGGTTTGACAGGAGGGGACGGGCACCGCCTTCACCAATATGCCGAAAATGGGAATTCGTTTGT
This genomic stretch from Neobacillus niacini harbors:
- a CDS encoding MFS transporter, which produces MVSKLSQNWKYVIIILLFLGWSIGNFDRFFMNYAILGISKDLQLSASQTGIVLSSFFAGYALMQIPGGWLADRFGFRKIIIIAVFAWSVFTILSGMAWSFMSLILIRFLFGLGEGSFFPSASKGIASWFPQNERSRAMSFMLTSGTIMGVITPIIGTQSMQSVGWRMIFYIAGAIGIIFVLLYVFFLKERKGSTVGITESPSKRKAPLREVLKTPIIWNLFIAYFAIYAVQWGLMAWMPTYLVEASNLDLTSVGYISAIPAVAGIIAMLGSGYILDKLPEGKDKVIAGIFAVLTAVFLYLMAFAPNIAMFAVYQSVVTVFMSFNIILIISAPLKMLSEEVVGTANGFINTGAQFAGVLTPMLIGFFVDAFDGSYTVAFIMLIMFALLCAGSLFLIGYKKEVPSFNENIS
- a CDS encoding M20 family metallopeptidase: MTVISKQITSLIDDKRALYTQLSDQIWEFAETRFEEFRSAELLCEAMEKEGFEVKKGIAGLETGFIASYGSGHPVIAILGEYDALAGLSQQASSNKFESIVKNGNGHGCGHNLLGVGSLAAAIAVKDYMKEHKLAGTVQYFGCPAEESGYGKTFMARDGFFKDVDAAFSWHPATMNAVMNSTANAVIHAHFKFKGRSAHAGAAPHLGRSALDAVELMNVGVNYMREHTIDEARIHYAVTNTGGLAPNVVQAEAEVTYLIRAPKPYQVKELYDRVVDCARGAALMTQTKVDYEIQGSCHNLIPNLTLEKVMHQYMQEIGASLATEQDINYAKTIYETLTDEEKRAAALQVGKQGASQLAERPIADFIVPFSEKESFMGGSTDVADVSWNVPTAQCVTSTWAFGTPFHTWQAVAQGKESYAHDAMLLAGKAMACTAISVLENPELLEKAKKELVERLDGETYESLIPKELTPPKNKQKVYQTI